Genomic segment of Candidatus Cloacimonadota bacterium:
TTATCGGAGTTTCGCTGGATAATGATAAAGACAGCTGGCTGCAAGGTATTGAAGAAGATAATCTTACCTGGACGCATGTTTCAGCAGTTTCCGGTTGGGATTGTCCAGCTGCCGACAAATACGGTGTTTCTTCTATTCCTGCAAATTTCCTTTTAGATGAAAACGGCATAATAATTGCCAAGAACCTGCGTGGCGAAGATCTGGGAAATAAGGTGCAGGAATTATTGGGAGAATAGAATTCCGAACAATGATGTAGAAACACATTAAGATATGAAAAAATTGTGTCTATTTACACTGATCTTTTTAATAGTAACTCTGAAAGCTGAACTCCGCTTTTATCGGGAAGATCTGCATTTCACACTTTCGGAAAGCACTTTTACGGTAGATGGTTTATATTTCTTCAGGAATGAATCTGAAAAAGATCTTAAGCAATTACTTTTTTATCCCTTTCCCCAAGATAGTTTATATGGAAAAGTAGATACCATTTTCTGTAAAAATACTTCCAGAAGCGATTCTGCAAAAGTGTTGCGTTGGAACCAGATGGGAGCAAGTTTGCAGATATCAATTCCTGCCGGAGATACAACCGTGATACGTATATTTTACAATCACAAACTGAAAGGCGGGAAAGCAGAATACATTTTGGAAACTACAGCTGCCTGGGGAAAAGGTTTTGAACAGGCATATTATGACTTGATTTTACCTAAAACGATCACCTTAAAAACTATCTCCTACATTCCAGATGACCTGATTGAAACAGATACGCATTATAAACTTATCTGGCGAAAGAAAGATTTTTTACCACTGAAAAATTTCATTATCGAGTTCGAATAACAAAGAATATGGCAAATAAAAATTCGATCATAATTTTATTAACTTTACGCTGTCTGCAAAATTCGTGGGACTGCAAAAAATGATCGTCGAAAATGAAAAAGAATGATGAAAAACATACGTTTTGTATAGAGAAATCTTATAGCTTTTTTACGAAATATCTCGTGAAAGTCATTGTATATATTTTTAGTATAACTAAAGACGGTTATGGATTCAAATTTGATGAGGGTGAGTACAAATGTTAGCCACAGCTGTATAAAGTGAAAAAATGAAGTTATTTTTTATTATGGGGAGAATTCCCGGAAGGTTTATTTGCATAGAAAATAATAAGTTAGAGCTAAAAAAAATACGACTCTTGTTACAGAACCAAAATTAAATATAGGATATTTATATGAAAAGAATAGTAATAATTGGAGGCGGCATTTCTGGATTAACTGCGGGAATTTTTGCGCAGAAAACCGGTTTTGAAAGTATAATTCTTGAAAAAAATCATACAATGGGTGGCGAATGTACCGGTTGGGAACGGCAGGGATATCATATTGATGGCTGTATACACTGGTTAGTAGGAACAAAGAAATGAACACCCATACGTAGACTTTGGGAATCTGTTGGGGCTTTAGATGGCGTTGAGATATATCATCCTGAAAGCTTTCTGGCTTTCGAATTTGAGGATATAACGGTAAACTTTTATCGTGATCTTGAACGTCTAAAATCAAATTGGCTTGCAATATCACCCGATGACAGGAATTCAATCGAGGAATTTTGCAGCGTCATTAAAAAATTGCAATCATTTCAAATGCCTTAGGAAAGCCTATGGATATGATGAATATTTTTTGAAAAAATCCAATTTATGGCTTCAATGAAAGAGATTGGTCCCATCATGCAGAAATACAGCAAGATCAGCATTCAGAAACTTGCCGGTAAATTCAAACACCCTGCGCTTAGAGGTGCAATTAATTCATTTATGCCTGAAGGAGAGTTTAGTGCAATCTCAATTCTCTTTCCATTGGGAACATTTACCGGAAACCAATCATCCATTCCTTATGGTGGTTCCAAAGCCATGACAATGCGAATGGTGGAGAAATATGTTTCTTTAGGCGGACAAGTTGTAACATCGTGTGAGGTTACGGATTTGACCATTAAGGGAAGCCAGGTGAATAAAATTAATTGCAGGAATGGCAAATCTTTTACTGGTGATTATTTTATTGCAGCTTGTGATGCAAAAGTACTGTATGAAAACCTGCTCAAAGGAGAATATAATGACCAGGAATTCCAAAAAAGGTACAATAATCCAAAAGACTATCCATTGGCATCAAACATTTATGTAGGTATTGGTTACGAAGGTACTATGGATGATATACCGCGTACATTGCGCTTTCCTGTTAATTCAATCAACATTAATCAGAATGATAAACCGATTAAACATTTGCAAATGACTCACTATGCTTATGAGAAAGAATTTGCCCCGAAAGGTCATTCAGTTATCATAGTTGCTATCAACCAGTTTGAACCTGAATTGACCAAATGGGAGAAACTTATAAAAGATAAAGAACAATATAAGCAGGAAAAAAACCGCGTTGGCAGGGAAGTTATTAAGGCAATGGAATCGCGTTTTCCCCAAATGAAAGGCAAGCTTACATTGCTTGATGTTGCCAGTCCACAAACCTATCAACGGTATTGCAATGCTTACCGGGGAGCATTTATGGGGTTCTGGCCAACCTTGTCGGGGAAATCATTGGCACATACAGGGAAAATAAAAGGACTAAAAAATCTGATGTTAAGTGGACAATGGCTACAACCACCCGGTGGATTACCTGTTGCTTTAATTACCGGAAAAGACACAATTATGCGACTTTGTAAAAAAGAGAAAATCAAGTTCGAGGAATTTAACTGATTTTAAAACAAAATCCACCTTTCAATGTGGTGGAATCCCCTAACAAAAAGACTTTTTATTCCATGTATACTCTGAACGTCAATCCTGTGATCCTGTCGAAGAAACTATTCGCATAATCCGTGTTTATTCGCGGCAAAAGAGATTCTTCATACCTGTACCGGCGAAGTTACACGAAGCCGTAAGAACAACGAATTTAACTCACCTCATACCGAAAGAATTCGGGACACCCCTCTCAAGAGGGGAATAACGTCAAAATGACGAAAAAAAAACGGCTTCCTGAGGTAACTTTTAGCTTTACCCTCGTGTCCGGCGAAGCTTTGCGAAGTCGGAAGGATCTCGTGAATATTCTTGCAGCTTGACTGCTCGATCAGGAGTGATCGAGATACAAAAAGTCTTCTCGTTCCAAAACTCCAGTTTGGGAACGCAATTTCCAACGAAACTCCGTTTCGTGATTCTTCCCACCTGTACCGGCGAAATTACACGAAGCCGTAAGAACAACGAATTTAACTCACCTCATACCGAAAGTATTCGGGACACCATTCTCAAAAGAGGAATTTTTTGCTGTAAGAAACCTTGAAAAGGTTAATAAGAAAGTATCATCCTCGTAAACCTTTTCAAGGTTAACAAAAAAACCCCCGAAACTCGAGGGCTTTGATTTTATTTAGTTTTGGTTATATTTTAAACAACGCCCTGATCTAACATTGCTTCTGCTACTTTCATGAAGCCTGCAATATTGGCACCTTTCACATAATCAACATGATCGCCTTGCTTACCGTATTGCACGCACTGTTCATGAATATCTTTCATAATGCGATGCAGCTTTTCATCAACCTCTTCCCTGCTCCAGCCAAAACGCAAACTATTCTGACTCATTTCCAAGCCGGAAGTAGCTACGCCGCCAGCATTGGCAGCTTTTCCAGGAGCATAAAGAATCTTAGCAGCCAGGAAAAGTTCGATAGCTTTTGGAGTGGAAGGCATGTTCGCACCTTCGGAAACACAGATACAACCATTATCCAGAAGGTTTTTTGCATCAACTTCGTCCAGTTCGTTCTGAGTAGCACATGGTAGAGCAACTTCACATTTTACTTCCCACGGACGCTTACCAGGATAGAAAGGAACATCAAATTCATCGGCATAATCTTGCACCATATCTCGGTTGGAAGCTCTCATTTCCAGTAGGAAATCAACTTTTTCGCCGGCAATTCCTTCTTCATCGTAGATGTAACCATCAGGTCCGGAAAGTGTTACAACTTTTCCACCCAGGTCGTTAACCTTTTGAATTGCTCCCCAGGCTACGTTTCCAAAACCGGAAACTGTAACTGTTTTGCCTTCGAAAGATTCACCTACTGTTTTCAGCATTTCTTCTGCAAAATAAACACAGCCAAAACCAGTAGCTTCTGGTCGAATAAGGCTTCCACCCCAATTCAAACCTTTACCTGTAAGAACGCCTGTAAATTCATTGCGAAGTTTTTTGTACATTCCAAATAAATAGCCAATTTCACGACCACCAACACCGATATCACCGGCTGGAACGTCTGTGTTTGGCCCGATATGACGGAAAAGCTCGCTCATAAAACTCTGACAGAAATGCATAATTTCGTTATCTGTTTTACCTTTAGGATCAAAATCCGATCCACCTTTTCCACCGCCCATCGGCAGTGTTGTCAGGCTGTTTTTGAATACTTGTTCAAACCCGAGAAATTTAAGAATACTTAGAGTAACACTCGGGTGAAAGCGCAATCCACCTTTGTAAGGACCGATAGCACTGTTGAATTCAATACGATAACCGCGATTTACTTGAACTTCACCCAGATCATTCGTCCAGGGAACGCGGAACATAATTACTCTTTCCGGTTCAACCATTCTTTCCAGGATTTTGGCTTCTTTGAAGCGGGGATTTGATTCGTAAATATCCCAAACAGATTCTACAACTTCTTCTACTGCCTGCAGGAATTCCGGTTGTGCCGGATTGTTCGCTGCTACTTTTGCCACAAAGGATTTCTTATCCATCCTTCCCTCCGTTTTTTTTTATTTTGATGTCAAAAAGAAAGGTTTGATTTTCTTGTCAACCTTTGTGAATTGGAGCAATTTAATACTACCTTAAACCTATGTTTAACAGTCTGTTAGGAAGTTATAAAATTGTATGAAAAATAAGAGAAATATTATAATGAATTACGATTCAATAAGAAAATATTGAATTACAAAGCTTCGTAATCTTTTTGCAGTTTCTGCAGATCTATCCAGGCTGGTTTTTTCCAGTTTGGATTTCGCAGAAGTGCCGAAGGATGATAAGAAACGTAGGTTTTAATTCCTTTATA
This window contains:
- the gdhA gene encoding NADP-specific glutamate dehydrogenase translates to MDKKSFVAKVAANNPAQPEFLQAVEEVVESVWDIYESNPRFKEAKILERMVEPERVIMFRVPWTNDLGEVQVNRGYRIEFNSAIGPYKGGLRFHPSVTLSILKFLGFEQVFKNSLTTLPMGGGKGGSDFDPKGKTDNEIMHFCQSFMSELFRHIGPNTDVPAGDIGVGGREIGYLFGMYKKLRNEFTGVLTGKGLNWGGSLIRPEATGFGCVYFAEEMLKTVGESFEGKTVTVSGFGNVAWGAIQKVNDLGGKVVTLSGPDGYIYDEEGIAGEKVDFLLEMRASNRDMVQDYADEFDVPFYPGKRPWEVKCEVALPCATQNELDEVDAKNLLDNGCICVSEGANMPSTPKAIELFLAAKILYAPGKAANAGGVATSGLEMSQNSLRFGWSREEVDEKLHRIMKDIHEQCVQYGKQGDHVDYVKGANIAGFMKVAEAMLDQGVV